A part of Antechinus flavipes isolate AdamAnt ecotype Samford, QLD, Australia chromosome 6, AdamAnt_v2, whole genome shotgun sequence genomic DNA contains:
- the LOC127540027 gene encoding olfactory receptor 5B2-like translates to MTSMENKSKVNEFILTGLTDAPELQVPLFIIFTFIYLITLLGNLGMVALISWDSHLHTPMYFFLSNLSLVDFGYSSAVTPKVMAGLLTGDKVISYYGCAAQIFFFVTFATVESFLLASMAYDRHAAVCKPLHYTTTMTSTVCAHLASGAYICGFLNSSIVTGDTFSLSFCRSNVIHHFFCDVPPLLVITCSDIHSIEMVIFILGIFTVFFPFLVILTSYLFIFIAILSIRSAEGRQKAFSTCASHLTAVSIFYGTIIFMYFQPSSSHSMDSDKMASIFYTMVIPMLNPLVYSLRNKEVKSAFHKVVRGQRSQLENL, encoded by the coding sequence ATGACATCTATGGAGAACAAATCTAAAGTGAACGAGTTCATCCTCACAGGATTAACAGATGCCCCAGAGCTTCAAGTTCccctctttattatattcacctTCATCTACCTCATCACCCTTTTAGGGAATCTGGGAATGGTAGCTCTGATCTCCTGGGATTCTCATCTCCACACCCCCATGTACTTCTTCCTCAGTAACCTCTCTCTGGTGGATTTTGGCTATTCCTCAGCTGTTACTCCCAAAGTGATGGCTGGGCTCCTCACAGGGGACAAGGTCATCTCCTATTATGGCTGTGCAGCACAGATTTTCTTCTTTGTGACCTTTGCCACAGTTGAAAGTTTCCTCTTGGCTTCCATGGCTTATGATCGCCACGCAGCTGTGTGTAAGCCCTTACATTACACCACTACCATGACATCGACTGTATGTGCACATTTGGCCAGTGGTGCTTACATCTGTggctttttaaattcttccataGTCACAGGAGACACATTTAGCCTTTCCTTCTGTAGATCCAATGTGATCCATCATTTTTTCTGTGATGTTCCCCCTCTCCTAGTTATAACCTGTTCTGATATTCATAGTATAGAGATGGTAATATTTATTTTAGGAATATTCactgtattttttccatttctggttATCTTGACTTCCTACCTGTTCATCTTCATTGCCATCCTGAGCATCCGTTCTGCTGAAGGCCGCCAAAAAGCCTTCTCCACTTGTGCTTCCCATCTCACAGCAGTGTCTATATTTTATGGGACAATCATCTTCATGTACTTCCAACCCAGCTCAAGCCATTCCATGGACTCGGACAAAATGGCATCTATTTTCTACACCATGGTCATCCCCATGTTGAACCCTCTGGTCTATAGTTTGAGGAACAAAGAAGTCAAGAGTGCTTTTCACAAAGTTGTCAGAGGACAAAGATCTCAATTAGAAAATTTATAA